The nucleotide sequence GAGAGACCGCCAACCTGAAGCAACTGGAGCACGTCGCCCTGGCCCAAGGCCGTGGCGTAACCCACTGAAATCCCCACCATGAAGATCGTTACTGCCGCCGAGATGCGCGAGGTCGATCGCATCACCAGCGAGCGCTACGGCGTTCCCTCGCTCACCCTGATGGAGAACGCGGGCGCGGCGGTGGCGGAGTTCGCGTTGCGCGAGCATCCCAAGGCGGCAACGTTTGGCGTCATCTGCGGCAAGGGGAACAACGGCGGCGACGGCTTTGTGGCCGCACGCAAGCTGCACGAAGCCGGGAAGCAAGTGAAGGTTCTGCTGCTGGCTGATCCGGAGGAGCTGAAAGGCGACGCGGCACAGATGTACAAGAAGCTGCCGGTCAAGGCAGTCATTGCGCGCAACCAGGATGAACTGAAGAGCGAAGTGGCGCAGGACGTCTTTGCCGCCGACGTGCTGGTGGATGCGATCCTGGGGACGGGGTTCAAGCCGCCGGTGAGCGGG is from Terriglobales bacterium and encodes:
- a CDS encoding NAD(P)H-hydrate epimerase, giving the protein MKIVTAAEMREVDRITSERYGVPSLTLMENAGAAVAEFALREHPKAATFGVICGKGNNGGDGFVAARKLHEAGKQVKVLLLADPEELKGDAAQMYKKLPVKAVIARNQDELKSEVAQDVFAADVLVDAILGTGFKPPVSG